A single window of Populus nigra chromosome 17, ddPopNigr1.1, whole genome shotgun sequence DNA harbors:
- the LOC133677021 gene encoding transcription repressor OFP2-like, which translates to MGNNRFRLSDMMPNAWFYKLKDMGKTRNHNTTTHSTKKKQATSAAAVAESQQPPSKPKHPHYNSCPRKSYYNTRELISSDQKFHTSPRNSKSTDTLLPDLPRRSSKQRARKRTIKSSSPKLATSSVSAVCNCRATLWTKPNSPPDYSASLSDSSLDQETDFSDSFPPEFRSDCVLATDSFDKMLSWSSSNCDCKLDSNNYDDIVINMDEKYIARRSDDVDVFHKISDLDLPPIITKPPKFDDQMEDFKKKDTLEPVKYRRSSAKYEETNANASLSVKVVKEGSITAMKEHKTNTTVRRNSVTSPGVRLRVNSPRISNRKIQAYNNGRKSVSSTTSSLSRSRRSLSDSLAVVKSSFDPQKDFRESMMEMIVENNIKASKDLEDLLACYLSLNSDEYHDLIIKVFKQIWFDLSDIKLQ; encoded by the coding sequence ATGGGCAACAATAGGTTTAGATTATCAGATATGATGCCCAATGCTTGGTTTTACAAGCTCAAAGACATGGGCAAAACAAGGAACCACAACACCACCACTCATtccacaaagaaaaaacaagctaCATCAGCAGCAGCTGTAGCTGAATCTCAGCAACCACCGTCCAAGCCTAAACATCCTCACTACAATTCTTGTCCGAGAAAATCATACTACAACACCAGGGAGCTTATCTCAAGTGACCAAAAATTTCACACCTCCCCAAGAAACTCAAAATCCACAGACACCCTTCTTCCTGACCTACCAAGAAGATCATCGAAACAAAGAGCTAGGAAAAGGACCATCAAGTCCTCCTCTCCTAAGCTAGCCACCTCTTCTGTCTCTGCCGTTTGCAACTGCCGTGCTACCCTATGGACTAAACCAAATTCTCCTCCAGACTACTCAGCTTCTCTTTCTGATAGTTCTCTTGATCAGGAGACGGATTTCTCTGACTCATTTCCACCAGAATTCAGGTCTGACTGTGTTCTTGCTACCGACTCATTTGATAAAATGTTGTCTTGGTCAAGTTCTAATTGTGACTGCAAACTAGATTCTAATAACTATGATGATATTGTTATCAACATGGATGAGAAATATATTGCTAGGAGATCAGATGATGTAGACGTGTTTCACAAAATATCTGATCTTGATCTCCCTCCCATCATAACAAAGCCCCCTAAATTTGATGATCAAATGGAAGATTTCAAGAAGAAAGACACCCTAGAACCAGTCAAGTATAGAAGGAGTTCAGCTAAATATGAGGAAACAAACGCTAATGCTTCTTTATCTGTTAAGGTTGTCAAAGAAGGGAGCATTACTGCAATGAAAGAACATAAGACTAATACTACTGTCAGGAGAAATTCTGTCACTTCACCAGGAGTTAGGCTAAGAGTCAATTCTCCAAGAATCTCAAATAGGAAAATCCAGGCATACAATAATGGTCGAAAGAGTGTGTCATCAACTACAAGTTCATTGTCTCGGTCGCGAAGAAGCCTTTCGGATAGCTTGGCAGTTGTGAAATCTTCTTTTGATCCACAGAAGGATTTCAGGGAATCAATGATGGAGATGATAGTGGAGAacaatatcaaggcatcaaaGGACTTAGAAGACCTTCTTGCTTGTTATCTTTCACTCAATTCTGATGAATATCATGACCTTATTATTAAGGTGTTCAAGCAAATCTGGTTTGATCTCTCTGACATTAAGTTGCAGTGA